A single Salmo salar chromosome ssa19, Ssal_v3.1, whole genome shotgun sequence DNA region contains:
- the LOC106579092 gene encoding nucleolar transcription factor 1 isoform X1, giving the protein MDFTEEEEMETSCEKQAWGREDLIKLLHGIKENIPKGDMSIYTKGERTLKWDKVAFGSYSPQMCHQKWKELSKKVRKIRSLTELVTEAEVAFENPFQGKNWRIHPDFPRRPTPPNSIFFRENHETFEKQQPEMTTSELFKLIRGKYNELPEHEKAKYVATFQKEKEMYEKSMRKFRKEYSGGKKVRRDCLKNMSEPLTPHGLWYRHERRIFLQANPDKKVDCIRQSIEQKTRWSKLPDKEKLKWINRSLEQQTQYEEEEMEEHPENNGSRKAKHKPLLRHSARLLKDLADGKPDKPPSKGYNLFCKEQKATIQGERVPNTQYLMICSQRWKAMTQSKKEAYQRRCDKLKKEYVVNLNRFLCTVTDKEQQRILLENRKLMQTSKLVAQKGKKNTFQGEPKKPPRWGHTVFYSEKMAELRAKSNHLSSRKCMAMVSPLWKKLAQKEQEHYQRTAQERAREYQVELRSWFNTMSTKEQAKYLDQNPNKLKILDNPEQGYMAKKGRTSDSEDHIDTSSDEDDSETVTDKAQQRILLENRKRMQTSKLVAQKGKKNTFQGEPKKPPRWGHTVFYSEKMAELRAKSNHLSSRKCMAMVSPLWKKLAQKEQEHYQRTAQERAREYQVELRSWFNTMSTKEQAKYLDQNPNKLKILNNPEQGYMAKKGRTSDSEDHIDTSSDEDDSEDDEHMMEKENWSGCSSISSSSEEDSDTE; this is encoded by the exons ATGGACTTTACAGAGGAAGAAGAAATGGAGACAAGTTGTGAAAAACAAG CCTGGGGTAGGGAGGACCTGATAAAGCTCCTGCATGGTATCAAAGAAAACATTCCCAAAGGTGACATGAGTATTTACACTAAAGGGGAGAGGACACTGAAGTGGGACAAGGTGGCTTTCGGTTCCTACTCTCCACAGATGTGTCATCAGAAGTGGAAGGAGCTATCAAAAAAG GTGCGCAAGATACGTTCTCTAACAGAGCTGGTCACTGAAGCTGAGGTTGCCTTTGAAAACCCTTTCCAGGGCAAGAACTGGAGG ATACACCCTGACTTCCCAAGGAGACCTACCCCGCCAAACAGCATCTTCTTCAGAGAAAACCATGAAACGTTTGAGAAGCAGCAGCCTGAAATGACAACTTCTGAGCTCTTTAAGTTAATCAGAGGGAAGTATAATGAGCTCCCAGAGCACGAgaag GCTAAATATGTTGCGACATTCCAGAAAGAGAAGGAAATGTATGAGAAAAGCATGAGGAAGTTCAG GAAAGAGTACTCTGGGGGGAAGAAGGTACGGAGAGACTGTTTAAAGAATATGAGTGAGCCCCTCACACCCCACGGGCTCTGGTACCGCCACGAGAGGAGGATATTCCTTCAAGCCAACCCAGAT AAAAAAGTAGACTGTATCAGGCAGAGTATTGAGCAGAAGACGCGTTGGTCCAAGCTACCTGACAAGGAGAAACTCAAGTGGATCAATCGCTCTCTGGAGCAGCAGACACAGTATGAGGAG gaggagatggaggagcacCCAGAGAATAACGGGAGTCGGAAGGCCAAGCATAAGCCGCTTCTGCGCCACAGTGCGAGACTGTTGAAGGACTTGGCAGACGGCAAGCCTGACAAACCCCCATC GAAGGGTTACAACCTTTTCTGTAAGGAACAGAAAGCCACCATACAGGGAGAGCGAGTCCCTAACACCCAGTATTTGATGATTTGCTCCCAGCGCTGGAAAGCAATGACACAGAGTAAAAAGGAAGCCTACCAGAGACGCTGTGACAAG TTAAAGAAAGAATACGTGGTCAACTTGAACCGATTTTTGTGT ACTGTGACAGATAAGGAGCAGCAGCGCATTCTATTGGAGAACAGGAAACTCATGCAGACCTCAAAGTTGGTTGCACAAAAAGGGAAGAAAAATACGTTTCAAGGCGAGCCCAAGAAACCACCTCG GTGGGGTCACACAGTATTTTACAGCGAGAAGATGGCGGAGCTGAGAGCCAAGTCGAACCACCTCAGCTCCAGGAAGTGCATGGCCATGGTCAGCCCACTGTGGAAGAAGCTGGCCCAGAAGGAACAGGAGCACTACCAGAGAACAGCCCAGGAGAGGGCTAGGGAGTACCAAGTAGAGCTACGCAGCTGGTTTAAT ACCATGTCCACAAAGGAACAGGCAAAGTACTTGGATCAAAACCCAAAT AAATTGAAAATCCTCGACAACCCAGAGCAGGGATACATGGCAAAGAAGGGCAGGACATCA GACTCAGAGGATCACATCGACACATCCAGTGATGAAGATGACTCTGAG ACTGTGACAGATAAGGCGCAGCAGCGCATTCTATTGGAGAACAGGAAACGCATGCAGACCTCAAAGTTGGTTGCACAAAAAGGGAAGAAAAATACGTTTCAAGGCGAGCCCAAGAAACCACCTCG GTGGGGTCACACAGTATTTTACAGCGAGAAGATGGCGGAGCTGAGAGCCAAGTCGAACCACCTCAGCTCCAGGAAGTGCATGGCCATGGTCAGCCCACTGTGGAAGAAGCTGGCCCAGAAGGAACAGGAGCACTACCAGAGAACAGCCCAGGAGAGGGCTAGGGAGTACCAAGTAGAGCTACGCAGCTGGTTTAAT ACCATGTCCACAAAGGAACAGGCAAAGTACTTGGATCAAAACCCAAAT AAATTGAAAATCCTCAACAACCCAGAGCAGGGATACATGGCAAAGAAGGGCAGGACATCA GACTCAGAGGATCACATCGACACATCCAGTGATGAAGATGACTCTGAG GATGATGAACATATGATGGAAAAGGAGAATTGGTCAGGGTGCTCCAGTATTAGCTCCAGTTCCGAAGAGGACTCCGATACGGAATGA
- the LOC106579092 gene encoding nucleolar transcription factor 1 isoform X2, whose product MDFTEEEEMETSCEKQAWGREDLIKLLHGIKENIPKGDMSIYTKGERTLKWDKVAFGSYSPQMCHQKWKELSKKVRKIRSLTELVTEAEVAFENPFQGKNWRIHPDFPRRPTPPNSIFFRENHETFEKQQPEMTTSELFKLIRGKYNELPEHEKAKYVATFQKEKEMYEKSMRKFRKEYSGGKKVRRDCLKNMSEPLTPHGLWYRHERRIFLQANPDKKVDCIRQSIEQKTRWSKLPDKEKLKWINRSLEQQTQYEEEEMEEHPENNGSRKAKHKPLLRHSARLLKDLADGKPDKPPSKGYNLFCKEQKATIQGERVPNTQYLMICSQRWKAMTQSKKEAYQRRCDKTVTDKEQQRILLENRKLMQTSKLVAQKGKKNTFQGEPKKPPRWGHTVFYSEKMAELRAKSNHLSSRKCMAMVSPLWKKLAQKEQEHYQRTAQERAREYQVELRSWFNTMSTKEQAKYLDQNPNKLKILDNPEQGYMAKKGRTSDSEDHIDTSSDEDDSETVTDKAQQRILLENRKRMQTSKLVAQKGKKNTFQGEPKKPPRWGHTVFYSEKMAELRAKSNHLSSRKCMAMVSPLWKKLAQKEQEHYQRTAQERAREYQVELRSWFNTMSTKEQAKYLDQNPNKLKILNNPEQGYMAKKGRTSDSEDHIDTSSDEDDSEDDEHMMEKENWSGCSSISSSSEEDSDTE is encoded by the exons ATGGACTTTACAGAGGAAGAAGAAATGGAGACAAGTTGTGAAAAACAAG CCTGGGGTAGGGAGGACCTGATAAAGCTCCTGCATGGTATCAAAGAAAACATTCCCAAAGGTGACATGAGTATTTACACTAAAGGGGAGAGGACACTGAAGTGGGACAAGGTGGCTTTCGGTTCCTACTCTCCACAGATGTGTCATCAGAAGTGGAAGGAGCTATCAAAAAAG GTGCGCAAGATACGTTCTCTAACAGAGCTGGTCACTGAAGCTGAGGTTGCCTTTGAAAACCCTTTCCAGGGCAAGAACTGGAGG ATACACCCTGACTTCCCAAGGAGACCTACCCCGCCAAACAGCATCTTCTTCAGAGAAAACCATGAAACGTTTGAGAAGCAGCAGCCTGAAATGACAACTTCTGAGCTCTTTAAGTTAATCAGAGGGAAGTATAATGAGCTCCCAGAGCACGAgaag GCTAAATATGTTGCGACATTCCAGAAAGAGAAGGAAATGTATGAGAAAAGCATGAGGAAGTTCAG GAAAGAGTACTCTGGGGGGAAGAAGGTACGGAGAGACTGTTTAAAGAATATGAGTGAGCCCCTCACACCCCACGGGCTCTGGTACCGCCACGAGAGGAGGATATTCCTTCAAGCCAACCCAGAT AAAAAAGTAGACTGTATCAGGCAGAGTATTGAGCAGAAGACGCGTTGGTCCAAGCTACCTGACAAGGAGAAACTCAAGTGGATCAATCGCTCTCTGGAGCAGCAGACACAGTATGAGGAG gaggagatggaggagcacCCAGAGAATAACGGGAGTCGGAAGGCCAAGCATAAGCCGCTTCTGCGCCACAGTGCGAGACTGTTGAAGGACTTGGCAGACGGCAAGCCTGACAAACCCCCATC GAAGGGTTACAACCTTTTCTGTAAGGAACAGAAAGCCACCATACAGGGAGAGCGAGTCCCTAACACCCAGTATTTGATGATTTGCTCCCAGCGCTGGAAAGCAATGACACAGAGTAAAAAGGAAGCCTACCAGAGACGCTGTGACAAG ACTGTGACAGATAAGGAGCAGCAGCGCATTCTATTGGAGAACAGGAAACTCATGCAGACCTCAAAGTTGGTTGCACAAAAAGGGAAGAAAAATACGTTTCAAGGCGAGCCCAAGAAACCACCTCG GTGGGGTCACACAGTATTTTACAGCGAGAAGATGGCGGAGCTGAGAGCCAAGTCGAACCACCTCAGCTCCAGGAAGTGCATGGCCATGGTCAGCCCACTGTGGAAGAAGCTGGCCCAGAAGGAACAGGAGCACTACCAGAGAACAGCCCAGGAGAGGGCTAGGGAGTACCAAGTAGAGCTACGCAGCTGGTTTAAT ACCATGTCCACAAAGGAACAGGCAAAGTACTTGGATCAAAACCCAAAT AAATTGAAAATCCTCGACAACCCAGAGCAGGGATACATGGCAAAGAAGGGCAGGACATCA GACTCAGAGGATCACATCGACACATCCAGTGATGAAGATGACTCTGAG ACTGTGACAGATAAGGCGCAGCAGCGCATTCTATTGGAGAACAGGAAACGCATGCAGACCTCAAAGTTGGTTGCACAAAAAGGGAAGAAAAATACGTTTCAAGGCGAGCCCAAGAAACCACCTCG GTGGGGTCACACAGTATTTTACAGCGAGAAGATGGCGGAGCTGAGAGCCAAGTCGAACCACCTCAGCTCCAGGAAGTGCATGGCCATGGTCAGCCCACTGTGGAAGAAGCTGGCCCAGAAGGAACAGGAGCACTACCAGAGAACAGCCCAGGAGAGGGCTAGGGAGTACCAAGTAGAGCTACGCAGCTGGTTTAAT ACCATGTCCACAAAGGAACAGGCAAAGTACTTGGATCAAAACCCAAAT AAATTGAAAATCCTCAACAACCCAGAGCAGGGATACATGGCAAAGAAGGGCAGGACATCA GACTCAGAGGATCACATCGACACATCCAGTGATGAAGATGACTCTGAG GATGATGAACATATGATGGAAAAGGAGAATTGGTCAGGGTGCTCCAGTATTAGCTCCAGTTCCGAAGAGGACTCCGATACGGAATGA
- the LOC106579092 gene encoding nucleolar transcription factor 1 isoform X3 has product MDFTEEEEMETSCEKQAWGREDLIKLLHGIKENIPKGDMSIYTKGERTLKWDKVAFGSYSPQMCHQKWKELSKKVRKIRSLTELVTEAEVAFENPFQGKNWRIHPDFPRRPTPPNSIFFRENHETFEKQQPEMTTSELFKLIRGKYNELPEHEKAKYVATFQKEKEMYEKSMRKFRKEYSGGKKVRRDCLKNMSEPLTPHGLWYRHERRIFLQANPDKKVDCIRQSIEQKTRWSKLPDKEKLKWINRSLEQQTQYEEEEMEEHPENNGSRKAKHKPLLRHSARLLKDLADGKPDKPPSKGYNLFCKEQKATIQGERVPNTQYLMICSQRWKAMTQSKKEAYQRRCDKLKKEYVVNLNRFLCTVTDKEQQRILLENRKLMQTSKLVAQKGKKNTFQGEPKKPPRWGHTVFYSEKMAELRAKSNHLSSRKCMAMVSPLWKKLAQKEQEHYQRTAQERAREYQVELRSWFNTMSTKEQAKYLDQNPNKLKILDNPEQGYMAKKGRTSTVTDKAQQRILLENRKRMQTSKLVAQKGKKNTFQGEPKKPPRWGHTVFYSEKMAELRAKSNHLSSRKCMAMVSPLWKKLAQKEQEHYQRTAQERAREYQVELRSWFNTMSTKEQAKYLDQNPNKLKILNNPEQGYMAKKGRTSDSEDHIDTSSDEDDSEDDEHMMEKENWSGCSSISSSSEEDSDTE; this is encoded by the exons ATGGACTTTACAGAGGAAGAAGAAATGGAGACAAGTTGTGAAAAACAAG CCTGGGGTAGGGAGGACCTGATAAAGCTCCTGCATGGTATCAAAGAAAACATTCCCAAAGGTGACATGAGTATTTACACTAAAGGGGAGAGGACACTGAAGTGGGACAAGGTGGCTTTCGGTTCCTACTCTCCACAGATGTGTCATCAGAAGTGGAAGGAGCTATCAAAAAAG GTGCGCAAGATACGTTCTCTAACAGAGCTGGTCACTGAAGCTGAGGTTGCCTTTGAAAACCCTTTCCAGGGCAAGAACTGGAGG ATACACCCTGACTTCCCAAGGAGACCTACCCCGCCAAACAGCATCTTCTTCAGAGAAAACCATGAAACGTTTGAGAAGCAGCAGCCTGAAATGACAACTTCTGAGCTCTTTAAGTTAATCAGAGGGAAGTATAATGAGCTCCCAGAGCACGAgaag GCTAAATATGTTGCGACATTCCAGAAAGAGAAGGAAATGTATGAGAAAAGCATGAGGAAGTTCAG GAAAGAGTACTCTGGGGGGAAGAAGGTACGGAGAGACTGTTTAAAGAATATGAGTGAGCCCCTCACACCCCACGGGCTCTGGTACCGCCACGAGAGGAGGATATTCCTTCAAGCCAACCCAGAT AAAAAAGTAGACTGTATCAGGCAGAGTATTGAGCAGAAGACGCGTTGGTCCAAGCTACCTGACAAGGAGAAACTCAAGTGGATCAATCGCTCTCTGGAGCAGCAGACACAGTATGAGGAG gaggagatggaggagcacCCAGAGAATAACGGGAGTCGGAAGGCCAAGCATAAGCCGCTTCTGCGCCACAGTGCGAGACTGTTGAAGGACTTGGCAGACGGCAAGCCTGACAAACCCCCATC GAAGGGTTACAACCTTTTCTGTAAGGAACAGAAAGCCACCATACAGGGAGAGCGAGTCCCTAACACCCAGTATTTGATGATTTGCTCCCAGCGCTGGAAAGCAATGACACAGAGTAAAAAGGAAGCCTACCAGAGACGCTGTGACAAG TTAAAGAAAGAATACGTGGTCAACTTGAACCGATTTTTGTGT ACTGTGACAGATAAGGAGCAGCAGCGCATTCTATTGGAGAACAGGAAACTCATGCAGACCTCAAAGTTGGTTGCACAAAAAGGGAAGAAAAATACGTTTCAAGGCGAGCCCAAGAAACCACCTCG GTGGGGTCACACAGTATTTTACAGCGAGAAGATGGCGGAGCTGAGAGCCAAGTCGAACCACCTCAGCTCCAGGAAGTGCATGGCCATGGTCAGCCCACTGTGGAAGAAGCTGGCCCAGAAGGAACAGGAGCACTACCAGAGAACAGCCCAGGAGAGGGCTAGGGAGTACCAAGTAGAGCTACGCAGCTGGTTTAAT ACCATGTCCACAAAGGAACAGGCAAAGTACTTGGATCAAAACCCAAAT AAATTGAAAATCCTCGACAACCCAGAGCAGGGATACATGGCAAAGAAGGGCAGGACATCA ACTGTGACAGATAAGGCGCAGCAGCGCATTCTATTGGAGAACAGGAAACGCATGCAGACCTCAAAGTTGGTTGCACAAAAAGGGAAGAAAAATACGTTTCAAGGCGAGCCCAAGAAACCACCTCG GTGGGGTCACACAGTATTTTACAGCGAGAAGATGGCGGAGCTGAGAGCCAAGTCGAACCACCTCAGCTCCAGGAAGTGCATGGCCATGGTCAGCCCACTGTGGAAGAAGCTGGCCCAGAAGGAACAGGAGCACTACCAGAGAACAGCCCAGGAGAGGGCTAGGGAGTACCAAGTAGAGCTACGCAGCTGGTTTAAT ACCATGTCCACAAAGGAACAGGCAAAGTACTTGGATCAAAACCCAAAT AAATTGAAAATCCTCAACAACCCAGAGCAGGGATACATGGCAAAGAAGGGCAGGACATCA GACTCAGAGGATCACATCGACACATCCAGTGATGAAGATGACTCTGAG GATGATGAACATATGATGGAAAAGGAGAATTGGTCAGGGTGCTCCAGTATTAGCTCCAGTTCCGAAGAGGACTCCGATACGGAATGA